In Lentibacillus amyloliquefaciens, one DNA window encodes the following:
- the rnpA gene encoding ribonuclease P protein component, protein MKKRYRIKDNEEFQYVFKNGKSFANRQLVLYYIEKPGQKHFRIGLSVGKKIGNAVMRNQIKRYLRQAFLELEDSVRPTKDIIIIARYPTRQMDFHQVKKSLVHLLTKKGCLSKNSRTF, encoded by the coding sequence CGGATAAAGGATAATGAGGAATTTCAATATGTGTTTAAAAATGGCAAGTCGTTTGCAAACAGGCAGCTTGTTCTATACTATATAGAGAAGCCTGGCCAGAAGCACTTTCGTATTGGATTATCTGTCGGGAAAAAAATAGGCAATGCTGTTATGCGAAATCAGATAAAACGTTATCTGCGCCAAGCCTTTCTGGAGTTGGAAGACAGTGTCAGACCAACAAAGGATATTATAATCATTGCCCGTTATCCGACACGACAGATGGATTTTCATCAAGTGAAGAAAAGTTTAGTGCATTTGTTGACAAAAAAGGGTTGCTTATCAAAAAATAGCCGCACTTTTTGA
- the spoIIIJ gene encoding YidC family membrane integrase SpoIIIJ has product MRKKVWLVAALIGLVALLSGCMQINEPISPESTGIWNSYFVWPLSQVITYFAELFNENYGLAIILVTIIVRLILLPLNVKQLKSSQAMQDIQPELKELQQKYSSKDANTQQKLQQETMQLFQKHGVNPLAGCLPIFVQMPILIAMYHAIMRTPEIQTHTFLWFELGSPDYVLPLIAGGATFFQQKLMMAGSPAAQNPQMMVMLYVMPIMITVFAFFFPAALALYWVVGNVFMVAQTVFIRKPMMNANKNGGDKK; this is encoded by the coding sequence TTGCGTAAAAAGGTTTGGCTGGTTGCTGCCTTGATTGGGTTAGTGGCTCTGCTCTCCGGCTGTATGCAAATAAATGAACCGATTAGTCCCGAAAGTACGGGCATTTGGAATTCATATTTTGTATGGCCGCTGTCCCAAGTGATTACTTATTTTGCTGAGTTATTCAATGAAAACTATGGCTTGGCAATTATACTTGTTACGATAATTGTTCGTTTGATACTTTTGCCATTAAATGTTAAGCAGCTTAAAAGTTCCCAGGCAATGCAGGATATACAGCCGGAACTTAAAGAACTGCAACAGAAGTATTCGTCAAAAGATGCTAATACACAACAAAAACTGCAGCAGGAAACGATGCAGTTATTCCAGAAGCATGGTGTAAATCCGCTGGCGGGCTGTTTGCCAATCTTTGTGCAAATGCCGATTTTGATTGCCATGTATCATGCCATTATGCGTACGCCGGAAATTCAGACGCATACTTTTCTATGGTTTGAACTGGGCTCACCGGACTACGTTTTACCGCTGATTGCCGGTGGAGCAACATTTTTCCAGCAAAAATTAATGATGGCGGGAAGTCCTGCGGCACAAAATCCGCAAATGATGGTCATGCTGTATGTCATGCCGATCATGATTACAGTCTTTGCATTTTTCTTCCCGGCAGCATTAGCGCTATACTGGGTTGTAGGTAACGTATTCATGGTTGCCCAAACGGTTTTCATTCGTAAACCAATGATGAATGCTAATAAAAATGGGGGAGACAAAAAGTGA
- the jag gene encoding RNA-binding cell elongation regulator Jag/EloR — protein MREITASGQTVEEAVQSALEQLDTTRDHVEVEVIDEGKKGLLGVFGSKKAFVKVSMVKNQIEEAEAFLKDVTRNMNVQADVSTTVSENHVTFDLSGDKIAVLIGKRGQTLNAIQYLVHLAINKDGSQYYSVTVDAEGYRGRRKATLEALAHKMADKALRYDKHVALDPMPAFERKIIHNALQQNDQVSTHSDGVEPHRRIVITP, from the coding sequence GTGAGAGAAATAACTGCTAGTGGACAAACGGTTGAAGAAGCGGTCCAATCAGCATTAGAGCAGTTAGACACCACAAGAGACCATGTTGAAGTTGAAGTGATTGATGAAGGCAAGAAAGGATTATTGGGTGTATTTGGTTCAAAGAAGGCATTTGTAAAGGTTTCAATGGTGAAAAATCAAATAGAAGAAGCAGAAGCATTCTTAAAAGATGTTACTCGAAATATGAATGTACAAGCTGATGTCTCCACGACAGTCTCTGAAAACCATGTAACCTTTGACTTATCCGGTGATAAGATTGCCGTTTTGATTGGAAAACGCGGCCAGACATTGAATGCTATCCAATATTTAGTCCATCTTGCAATAAATAAAGATGGCAGTCAGTACTACAGTGTCACAGTTGATGCTGAAGGCTATCGTGGAAGAAGGAAGGCAACACTGGAAGCATTGGCTCATAAAATGGCCGATAAAGCATTGCGATATGACAAACATGTTGCGCTTGATCCTATGCCGGCTTTTGAACGTAAGATCATTCATAATGCATTACAGCAGAATGATCAGGTTTCGACCCATTCAGATGGGGTAGAACCTCACCGCCGTATCGTCATAACGCCATAA
- the mnmE gene encoding tRNA uridine-5-carboxymethylaminomethyl(34) synthesis GTPase MnmE, whose protein sequence is METDTITAISTPMGEGAISIVRLSGSEAIRVTAELFQGTNLLEADSHTIHYGKIIDPKTNDAAEEVMVTIMRAPKTFTREDIVEINCHGGMVAVNRVLEVVLERGIRIAEPGEFTKRAFLHGRIDLSQAEAVMDLIRSKTDKAMSVALKQMDGRLSELIGRLRQELLETVAHVEVNIDYPEYDDVEEMSHEVMREKSKEVHAEIEHLLEVAKQGKILREGLSTAIIGRPNVGKSSLMNTLVQENKAIVTEVPGTTRDVIEEYVNVRGVPLRLVDTAGIRETEDIVEKIGVDRSHQVLEESDLILFVLNYNDELTEEDEKLFKAVQGLDYIVLVNKTDLEQKLDMDRVNQLAEGKPVISASFIKEEGIDELESAIADTFFAGDIDTGDMTYVSNIRHIQLLKQAKQALEDAMASLEMEMPLDIVQIDVTRTWEFLGEIIGDTASDGLIDQLFSQFCLGK, encoded by the coding sequence ATGGAGACAGATACGATAACGGCGATATCAACACCGATGGGTGAAGGTGCCATTTCAATCGTGCGGCTGAGCGGATCAGAAGCCATCCGTGTGACGGCTGAATTGTTTCAAGGAACGAATCTCCTCGAAGCCGATTCACATACGATTCATTATGGAAAAATAATTGATCCTAAAACAAATGATGCTGCTGAAGAAGTGATGGTCACCATTATGCGGGCGCCGAAGACATTCACACGCGAAGATATCGTTGAGATCAATTGTCATGGCGGCATGGTCGCAGTGAACAGAGTCCTGGAAGTTGTTCTTGAACGGGGTATACGTATCGCTGAGCCGGGTGAATTTACCAAGCGGGCATTTTTGCATGGACGTATTGACTTATCCCAGGCAGAAGCTGTGATGGACCTGATCCGGTCTAAAACGGATAAAGCGATGTCTGTTGCTCTGAAACAAATGGATGGACGGCTGTCTGAGTTGATTGGCCGGCTCAGGCAGGAGTTGCTTGAGACTGTCGCACATGTTGAAGTGAATATCGACTATCCTGAATATGATGATGTTGAAGAAATGTCACATGAGGTAATGCGTGAGAAATCAAAAGAAGTTCATGCTGAGATTGAACATCTGCTCGAAGTAGCCAAGCAAGGAAAAATTCTTCGCGAAGGATTATCGACGGCAATTATCGGAAGGCCGAACGTCGGCAAGTCATCATTGATGAATACACTGGTGCAGGAAAATAAAGCAATCGTAACGGAAGTTCCCGGAACAACCCGTGATGTGATTGAGGAATATGTGAACGTCCGCGGTGTTCCTTTGCGGCTCGTTGATACTGCAGGAATCCGTGAAACAGAAGACATTGTTGAAAAAATCGGCGTAGACCGCTCACATCAGGTCTTGGAAGAATCCGATCTTATTTTATTTGTTTTAAATTATAACGATGAACTGACAGAAGAAGATGAAAAACTGTTTAAAGCAGTTCAGGGACTTGATTATATCGTTCTCGTCAATAAAACTGACTTAGAGCAAAAGCTTGATATGGATAGAGTGAATCAGTTGGCTGAAGGCAAGCCGGTCATCTCAGCTTCTTTCATTAAGGAAGAAGGGATTGATGAACTGGAATCAGCCATTGCAGATACGTTTTTCGCAGGTGATATCGATACCGGGGACATGACTTATGTTTCCAACATCCGTCATATCCAATTGCTTAAACAAGCTAAACAAGCATTGGAAGACGCAATGGCAAGTCTTGAAATGGAAATGCCGCTAGATATTGTCCAAATCGATGTTACCCGCACGTGGGAATTTTTGGGTGAGATCATTGGAGACACTGCCAGTGACGGCCTGATTGACCAGCTGTTTTCACAATTTTGCTTAGGGAAATAA
- the rsmG gene encoding 16S rRNA (guanine(527)-N(7))-methyltransferase RsmG: MEPEQFVSALREQGIELNEKQQEQFADYYQILVEWNKKINLTTVTEEEDVYLKHFYDSVSAAFYHDFSGNLSICDVGAGAGFPSIPLKICFPALKITIVDSLQKRINFLNQLAARLELHDVAFYHDRAETFGKNKQFRETFDIVISRAVARMSVLSELCLPLTRKHGLFLAMKGSKADDELNDAKHAIEILGGQLDVTHAFELPEEKSERSIIKIHKKRTTSNRYPRKPGVPNKSPLI, translated from the coding sequence ATGGAACCGGAACAGTTTGTATCGGCCTTACGTGAACAAGGCATCGAATTGAATGAAAAGCAACAAGAGCAATTTGCAGATTATTATCAGATATTGGTGGAGTGGAATAAAAAAATTAATCTGACCACTGTAACAGAAGAAGAAGATGTTTATTTAAAACACTTTTATGATTCTGTTTCGGCAGCTTTTTATCATGATTTTTCCGGAAACTTATCAATTTGTGATGTGGGTGCTGGGGCTGGTTTTCCCAGTATCCCGCTTAAAATATGTTTCCCGGCGTTAAAAATTACGATTGTTGATTCATTGCAGAAACGGATCAATTTTTTAAACCAATTAGCTGCTCGGCTGGAACTTCATGATGTTGCTTTTTATCATGACAGGGCCGAAACATTCGGTAAAAATAAACAATTTAGAGAAACATTTGATATTGTTATTTCCAGAGCTGTTGCCCGAATGTCTGTGTTAAGTGAGTTATGTTTGCCGCTGACACGGAAACATGGTTTGTTTTTGGCGATGAAAGGATCAAAAGCTGATGATGAATTAAATGATGCTAAACATGCTATTGAAATATTAGGCGGCCAACTGGATGTAACACACGCTTTTGAATTACCTGAAGAAAAAAGTGAACGTTCCATAATTAAGATACATAAGAAGCGTACAACTTCTAATAGATACCCGAGGAAACCGGGAGTGCCGAATAAAAGCCCATTGATTTAA
- the noc gene encoding nucleoid occlusion protein — MASPLNRIFGMGGKNDASQDEESYNPDEVTELPIEKIEPNRFQPRAVFNEEKIEELAQTIHTHGMIQPIIVRKLEDEDKYELIAGERRWRAAQSLEWEKVPAIIRGMTDTEIASVALIENLQREELTVIEEANAYARLLELHSLTQEALAQRLGKNQSTIANKIRLLKLSEAVQTAILNKQITERHARALIKINDPESQLKVLELILDKDLNVKQTEEHIEKMNQPDKKPAKKTPKQKGVNKDVRIAMNTIRQSLNMVSDTGIDVETNEEDLDDFYQITIKIPKKN, encoded by the coding sequence GTGGCGAGTCCATTAAACCGAATTTTTGGCATGGGCGGTAAAAATGATGCATCTCAGGATGAAGAAAGTTACAATCCGGATGAAGTTACCGAGCTTCCAATTGAAAAGATTGAGCCTAATAGATTCCAGCCAAGAGCAGTATTTAATGAGGAAAAAATAGAAGAATTGGCACAGACGATACACACACATGGTATGATTCAGCCAATTATCGTCCGCAAACTTGAGGATGAAGATAAATATGAATTAATTGCGGGGGAACGCAGATGGCGTGCAGCGCAATCACTTGAATGGGAAAAGGTCCCTGCAATCATTCGGGGGATGACAGACACAGAAATTGCATCCGTTGCTTTAATTGAAAATTTGCAGCGTGAAGAATTAACGGTCATTGAAGAAGCAAACGCTTATGCAAGATTACTTGAACTTCATTCCTTGACACAGGAAGCACTGGCACAACGTCTGGGAAAAAATCAATCCACGATTGCCAATAAAATCAGGCTGTTAAAACTATCGGAAGCAGTTCAAACGGCGATTTTAAATAAACAGATAACCGAAAGACATGCAAGAGCATTAATTAAAATAAATGATCCGGAGAGTCAATTGAAAGTGCTGGAACTTATACTGGATAAAGACCTGAATGTGAAACAGACCGAAGAACATATTGAAAAAATGAACCAGCCTGATAAAAAACCAGCCAAAAAAACGCCTAAACAAAAAGGTGTCAATAAAGATGTACGGATTGCTATGAATACGATTCGTCAATCCTTAAATATGGTTTCTGATACAGGAATTGATGTGGAAACAAATGAAGAAGACCTTGATGATTTTTATCAAATAACAATTAAAATACCAAAAAAGAACTGA
- a CDS encoding ParA family protein has translation MGKIMAIANQKGGVGKTTSAVNLSAGLAHLNHKVLVVDIDPQGNATSGLGVNKADMDQCVYNVLVEDLPAEEVCVPTEVVNLDIIPATIQLSGAEIELVSTISREIRLQKALESLKNEYDYIIIDCPPSLGLLTINALTASDTVLIPVQCEYYALEGLSQLLNTIRLVQKHLNKTLMIEGVLLTMLDARTNLGIQVIQEVKKYFQDKVYQSVIPRNIRLGEAPSHGEPIITYDPKSKGAEVYLELAKEVINNGERVG, from the coding sequence ATGGGAAAAATTATGGCCATTGCAAATCAAAAGGGTGGCGTAGGAAAAACAACATCAGCGGTAAACTTGAGCGCAGGCCTTGCTCATTTGAATCATAAAGTTTTAGTTGTCGATATTGATCCTCAAGGCAATGCGACGAGCGGTTTAGGTGTGAACAAAGCCGATATGGATCAATGTGTTTACAACGTTTTAGTTGAAGATTTGCCTGCCGAAGAAGTTTGTGTGCCGACAGAAGTCGTCAATTTAGACATAATACCTGCCACAATTCAGCTTTCAGGTGCTGAAATAGAATTGGTTTCGACAATTTCACGTGAGATTCGTTTGCAAAAAGCACTGGAAAGTTTAAAAAATGAATATGACTACATCATCATTGATTGTCCGCCTTCTTTAGGGTTGCTCACCATTAATGCTCTTACAGCATCAGATACAGTTCTGATTCCGGTACAGTGTGAGTATTATGCTCTTGAAGGATTAAGCCAACTATTAAATACAATACGATTGGTGCAAAAACATTTAAACAAGACATTAATGATTGAAGGCGTATTGCTCACAATGCTTGATGCAAGAACAAATCTTGGTATTCAAGTCATTCAGGAAGTTAAGAAGTACTTCCAGGATAAAGTCTATCAATCTGTCATCCCAAGAAATATTCGTTTAGGCGAAGCGCCAAGTCATGGAGAACCGATTATCACGTATGACCCTAAATCAAAGGGTGCTGAAGTATATCTCGAATTAGCAAAGGAAGTGATAAATAATGGCGAAAGGGTTGGGTAA
- a CDS encoding ParB/RepB/Spo0J family partition protein, producing MAKGLGKGINAFFPPELEEKGDEVIQEIPVNECRPNPYQPRKTFRADAIEELKDSILEYGIIQPLIVRKSIKGYEIIVGERRFRAAKEAELETLPAVVKDLTDDKMMEVALLENLQREDLTAIEEAHAYKNLMDELGVTQDELSRRLGKSRSHIANIVRLLSLPDQVTAHINNGELSMGHGRALLGVKQEDKVIPLVDKIRRENLNVRQVEQIIIEMNEKPKKKKEKPKKDIFLQERESVLQDRLGTAVSINKGKRKGKIEIEFYSNEDLERIMESLEK from the coding sequence ATGGCGAAAGGGTTGGGTAAAGGTATCAATGCGTTTTTCCCCCCTGAATTAGAAGAAAAGGGTGATGAGGTCATTCAGGAGATTCCGGTGAATGAGTGCCGGCCTAATCCTTATCAGCCTCGAAAAACATTTCGTGCGGATGCGATTGAAGAATTGAAAGATTCGATTTTGGAATACGGAATTATACAACCATTAATTGTCAGAAAAAGCATTAAAGGCTATGAGATTATTGTGGGTGAGCGCCGTTTCCGTGCCGCTAAAGAAGCGGAATTGGAAACACTGCCAGCTGTTGTTAAAGATTTAACAGATGATAAGATGATGGAAGTCGCCTTGCTGGAGAACTTGCAGCGGGAGGATCTGACAGCTATTGAAGAAGCTCATGCCTATAAAAATTTAATGGATGAGCTTGGTGTAACACAGGATGAACTATCGAGGCGATTAGGCAAAAGCAGATCACATATCGCCAATATTGTGCGGCTGCTTTCCTTGCCTGACCAAGTGACAGCGCATATCAATAATGGTGAATTATCAATGGGACACGGACGGGCTTTACTTGGTGTGAAACAAGAGGATAAAGTAATCCCGCTCGTTGATAAGATACGTCGTGAAAACCTGAATGTGCGACAGGTCGAGCAAATTATAATTGAAATGAATGAAAAGCCTAAAAAGAAAAAAGAAAAACCGAAAAAAGATATCTTCTTGCAGGAAAGAGAATCTGTTCTGCAGGACCGGCTCGGAACTGCCGTATCAATTAATAAAGGGAAACGCAAAGGTAAAATTGAAATTGAATTTTATTCAAATGAAGATCTTGAACGTATCATGGAGTCATTGGAAAAGTAG
- a CDS encoding aminotransferase class V-fold PLP-dependent enzyme codes for MIYFDQAASSFPKPPEVGEAMVHAVNDIGANPGRGSHRLANKAADIVAETRETAARLFGINNPKKALFFSNATAALNQAIKGLSWSRNNHVIATNFEHNSIRRPLEYIKSQYGVNVTYLSWNNEAEDFIKQVEQSITDKTKLIAMTHASNVTGSVIPIKKIAAVAKRNNIPILIDASQTAGHLSIHMQEMNIDMLAFPGHKGLLGPQGTGMLLVNGNINLNPINHGGTGSFSEIPDQPSQWPERLEAGTLNTPGIAGLNAALRCYEERKNKNVPRETILCQRLAKGLKEIDGVNCYEIDEEKRHMPIVAFNVLNVPSQEIAMVLDSHYDIAVRAGLHCSPLTHEALNTADRGVVRASLGIYNTDEEVEQFLEAIQEITESYKLL; via the coding sequence ATGATATATTTTGATCAGGCTGCATCTTCATTTCCTAAGCCGCCGGAAGTTGGAGAAGCAATGGTGCATGCTGTCAATGACATAGGGGCTAACCCAGGAAGAGGGAGTCATCGTCTGGCAAACAAGGCTGCTGATATCGTAGCAGAAACACGCGAGACAGCTGCCAGATTGTTTGGCATAAATAATCCTAAAAAGGCATTGTTTTTTTCAAATGCAACAGCAGCATTGAACCAGGCAATAAAAGGGCTTTCCTGGTCGCGGAACAATCATGTCATTGCAACTAACTTCGAACATAATTCAATACGAAGGCCACTTGAATACATAAAGAGTCAATATGGAGTGAATGTTACGTATTTGTCATGGAACAATGAAGCTGAAGATTTTATCAAACAAGTAGAGCAATCCATAACCGATAAGACAAAATTAATTGCAATGACGCATGCTTCCAATGTAACGGGCAGTGTTATTCCAATTAAAAAAATCGCTGCAGTTGCTAAGAGAAATAATATTCCAATATTGATTGATGCTTCGCAAACTGCCGGCCATCTATCAATCCATATGCAGGAAATGAATATCGATATGCTTGCGTTTCCAGGGCATAAAGGCTTATTGGGACCACAAGGCACCGGTATGCTTCTGGTGAATGGTAACATCAATTTAAACCCAATCAATCACGGCGGCACAGGCAGCTTCTCTGAAATACCTGATCAGCCTTCACAGTGGCCCGAAAGATTAGAGGCAGGAACCTTGAACACTCCGGGGATTGCCGGATTAAATGCTGCTTTAAGGTGTTATGAAGAACGAAAAAACAAAAATGTTCCACGTGAAACAATTTTATGCCAAAGACTTGCAAAAGGGTTGAAGGAAATTGATGGTGTGAACTGCTATGAGATTGACGAAGAAAAACGACACATGCCGATTGTGGCGTTCAATGTTCTGAATGTGCCTTCACAGGAAATAGCAATGGTGCTTGATTCTCATTATGATATAGCTGTCAGAGCAGGCCTTCATTGCAGCCCATTAACACATGAAGCACTGAATACTGCTGATCGGGGCGTTGTCAGGGCGAGTCTCGGCATATATAACACAGATGAAGAAGTGGAACAATTTTTAGAGGCAATTCAAGAAATCACAGAATCGTATAAACTTCTATAG
- a CDS encoding DUF554 domain-containing protein encodes MALFGTIVNGICIIIGSLIGLFFTNIPEKYKETVMQGIGLVVILIGLQMALSTEAIIVVLLSLLTGAIVGEFIHLEEGLNRLGNWIGRKFTASTDDISVAQGFITASLVFVIGALSVIGALDGGLRGDHEVLITKGVIDGFVALVLTTTLGFGVIFSVVPVVLYQGSIALLATQINQWIPEEMLNGLIGELTAVGGLMIVAIGFNLLKVIEIRVGNLLPSVLTVGIVYYIYLLF; translated from the coding sequence ATGGCTTTATTCGGGACAATTGTAAATGGTATTTGTATTATAATAGGCAGCCTCATCGGATTATTTTTCACAAATATTCCAGAAAAATATAAGGAAACCGTCATGCAAGGGATCGGTTTGGTGGTTATCCTGATTGGTCTTCAAATGGCGTTATCAACAGAAGCCATTATTGTCGTCTTGTTAAGTTTATTGACGGGAGCCATTGTCGGGGAGTTTATACATCTGGAAGAAGGGCTTAATCGTCTGGGCAATTGGATCGGTCGAAAGTTCACCGCTTCAACTGACGATATTAGTGTAGCACAAGGATTTATTACAGCCTCCCTCGTATTTGTGATAGGCGCCCTGTCAGTCATTGGTGCACTGGACGGCGGGCTCCGTGGAGATCATGAAGTGCTCATAACAAAAGGTGTTATTGATGGTTTCGTGGCATTAGTTTTAACGACGACACTTGGATTTGGTGTTATATTTTCAGTCGTACCCGTTGTCCTTTATCAAGGGTCGATCGCGCTGCTTGCAACGCAAATCAATCAGTGGATACCCGAAGAGATGTTAAATGGTCTTATTGGTGAATTGACCGCTGTGGGCGGTTTAATGATTGTGGCGATCGGTTTCAATCTATTGAAAGTTATCGAAATCAGAGTGGGGAACTTGCTACCGTCTGTTTTGACAGTGGGAATTGTCTATTATATCTATTTGTTATTCTAA
- the yyaC gene encoding spore protease YyaC: protein MNLMNRFITKNEKLKLKFTDPTLLEQMNERILSWLPSEPHEYIIICIGTDRSTGDALGPLIGSFLSEMKPKHLQVYGTLPDPVHAINIEDRMKEIFKKHRYPYIIAIDASLGKTESVGHIIADVGSLYPGAALNKKLPAIGDIHITGVVNISGFMDYAILQNTRLSIVVEMAQIIAALLAKIDQQLTGAESRPSQKLNTNKKIPDPASSSQNSEARSQT from the coding sequence ATGAATCTAATGAATCGTTTCATTACAAAAAATGAAAAGCTAAAACTCAAGTTTACAGATCCAACTCTTTTGGAACAAATGAACGAGCGAATTCTTTCCTGGCTGCCGTCAGAACCGCACGAATACATTATTATTTGTATTGGAACAGACCGTTCAACGGGGGATGCGCTTGGCCCTTTAATTGGTTCCTTTTTATCTGAAATGAAACCTAAGCACTTACAAGTCTATGGCACATTGCCTGATCCGGTTCATGCCATCAATATAGAAGACAGGATGAAGGAGATTTTCAAGAAGCACCGTTATCCCTATATCATAGCCATTGATGCTTCGTTAGGCAAAACTGAATCAGTTGGTCATATTATCGCCGATGTTGGATCACTCTACCCCGGCGCGGCATTGAATAAAAAACTTCCCGCCATCGGGGACATCCATATTACCGGTGTTGTCAACATTAGCGGGTTTATGGACTATGCTATCTTACAAAACACAAGACTTTCAATTGTTGTCGAAATGGCACAAATCATTGCTGCTTTACTGGCAAAAATCGATCAACAATTAACCGGTGCTGAATCACGCCCTTCACAGAAACTAAACACTAATAAAAAAATCCCGGATCCAGCTTCATCTTCTCAGAATTCAGAAGCCAGAAGTCAGACTTGA
- a CDS encoding mechanosensitive ion channel family protein, translating to MDFLNNQMNELWEYITGPELWVNIATAILQAILIMVIAVIIVRVGNNVVTRIFDSRSRGPLRITERREVTIKKLIQNSMKYTVYFIAFIMVLDGAFGFDVGALLAGAGVAGLAIGFGAQNLVRDIISGFFIIFEDQFSVGDYILTAGSEGYVEEIGMRTTKIESWTGEQFVIPNGNVTQVTNYSVHNGLAIVDVNIPYENDVETAENIIGDVIKTLPDKYEEIVKVPEIFGVEVLDTSHFVLRVIAETLPSYQWKGSRNIRKEIKEVLYKEGIQIPAPRLIMYSRNQEPDSLQIDPEREM from the coding sequence GTGGATTTTCTTAATAACCAAATGAATGAATTATGGGAGTATATAACAGGACCTGAACTTTGGGTTAATATCGCAACAGCAATCTTACAAGCCATTCTGATTATGGTAATAGCTGTGATTATTGTTCGGGTTGGAAACAATGTCGTTACCCGAATATTTGACAGCAGATCCCGGGGGCCTCTGCGCATTACGGAAAGACGCGAAGTGACGATTAAGAAGCTTATCCAAAATTCAATGAAATATACTGTTTATTTCATTGCGTTTATCATGGTTCTGGATGGGGCGTTTGGTTTTGATGTTGGTGCTTTGCTGGCAGGTGCCGGTGTGGCAGGTCTCGCCATTGGTTTTGGTGCACAAAACCTTGTACGGGACATTATTTCAGGCTTCTTCATTATATTTGAGGATCAATTCTCAGTCGGCGATTACATTTTAACAGCAGGTTCTGAAGGGTACGTAGAGGAAATTGGAATGCGCACCACTAAAATAGAAAGCTGGACAGGCGAACAGTTTGTCATTCCAAATGGTAATGTGACTCAGGTGACCAATTACTCGGTTCACAACGGACTTGCTATAGTCGACGTCAATATTCCATACGAGAATGACGTTGAGACCGCCGAAAATATTATTGGAGACGTTATAAAGACACTGCCTGATAAATATGAAGAAATTGTTAAAGTGCCTGAGATTTTCGGGGTGGAAGTATTGGATACGTCCCATTTTGTTCTTCGGGTGATTGCAGAAACGTTGCCTTCCTACCAATGGAAAGGTTCCAGAAACATTCGTAAAGAGATTAAAGAAGTTCTTTATAAAGAGGGTATCCAGATTCCTGCACCACGTCTTATCATGTATTCACGAAACCAGGAGCCTGACTCACTGCAGATTGATCCAGAGCGGGAAATGTAA
- a CDS encoding DUF951 domain-containing protein: MADKEFGLNDIVQMKKPHPCGENRWKIIRMGMDIRIKCLGCNHSVMIPRKEFTKKMKKIIDKAEA, from the coding sequence ATGGCAGACAAGGAATTCGGTTTAAATGACATTGTCCAAATGAAAAAACCGCATCCATGCGGAGAAAACCGCTGGAAAATTATCCGAATGGGGATGGATATCCGGATAAAATGTTTGGGATGCAATCATAGTGTGATGATTCCCCGAAAAGAGTTCACGAAAAAAATGAAAAAAATCATCGATAAGGCCGAAGCTTAA